In Dysidea avara chromosome 3, odDysAvar1.4, whole genome shotgun sequence, a single window of DNA contains:
- the LOC136249728 gene encoding protein fem-1 homolog A-like, producing the protein MADKENLVIPADDLRDLTNYLRTVPTEHEGYEYTKQWVDKVVTFPFTGQIVLANDALNCAPFVTAAQYGNVPVVKYFLQRFAGLFDINHTGTIVSLTTLNQVEGATALWGASTRNHVEVVKMLLDAGADVNKPTAIGSTPLRGAAFNGHCDTMNVLIEHGADLNYANVLGQSPLLTSIMRGHLEAAKLLLDKGAQQDTKTIHNHSVMHAAAAGGDTDILKMLLDCGIKAEFYLEHDFEHFKESACPAILAASSGRIEAVEYLCGLEQCPPECRSEAYLLLGATLAETSRNVFSGDAKQYWVKALQVRESCGYKPKFLPPTEALYNLTEIQCMEDLEIEFPYPLEMDKWYGIQSLIIRERIMGYSDTILINYLVRRGIIYCRLQDIKLSELLWRKAITSMYRYSNKIDVLGPSLVDGIQKEVNRHLMFMVDGLYAMTQDYQYEPAFAEFMEFILHHLDHVQDYPTKDDNDFNTTLQLALYLVYIWLRYDTYMLKDNRKWSEKCSQLGQRLVSSHLYSPKGSTLLHMAVSDFSVGGKSTFYTAVAEDTGEQLSLLVTALLQWGADKALYDVDSDGNRPIHIATTTCHLNSHPELIPPFLQHGCSPYVVNAAGEDAVLLAKVDRVKASLFGDGPMSLASQCCRTLVQYGIDCNSLPTHIKNYVSLFDKNTIAAVN; encoded by the coding sequence ATGGCGGATAAGGAAAACCTTGTCATTCCTGCAGATGATTTGCGAGATTTGACCAACTATTTGAGAACAGTCCCGACAGAACATGAAGGTTACGAGTACACGAAGCAGTGGGTTGATAAAGTGGTTACTTTCCCGTTCACTGGACAGATTGTTCTGGCTAACGACGCCCTGAACTGCGCTCCGTTTGTGACAGCAGCACAATACGGAAATGTCCCAGTCGTCAAGTACTTTCTACAAAGATTTGCTGGTTTATTTGACATCAATCATACAGGGACTATCGTATCCCTGACCACTCTAAATCAAGTGGAAGGCGCTACTGCTTTATGGGGTGCTTCCACAAGAAACCATGTCGAGGTAGTTAAGATGTTACTAGACGCTGGAGCAGATGTTAACAAACCCACTGCTATTGGTTCAACGCCTCTGAGAGGGGCGGCCTTTAATGGTCACTGTGACACAATGAATGTTCTGATAGAACATGGAGCTGACTTGAATTATGCCAATGTTTTAGGTCAGAGTCCATTATTGACATCTATCATGAGAGGACATTTGGAAGCAGCAAAGTTACTGCTTGATAAAGGTGCTCAACAAGACACAAAAACCATCCACAATCACTCCGTTATGCATGCTGCAGCTGCAGGAGGGGACACAGACATCCTGAAAATGTTACTTGACTGTGGCATCAAGGCAGAGTTCTATTTGGAACATGATTTTGAGCATTTTAAGGAGAGCGCTTGCCCTGCAATCTTGGCAGCTTCATCTGGCAGAATAGAAGCAGTAGAATATTTGTGTGGCCTTGAACAGTGCCCTCCAGAATGCCGTTCAGAAGCTTACCTTTTGCTTGGAGCAACACTGGCTGAAACAAGTAGAAATGTATTTTCAGGAGATGCAAAGCAATACTGGGTGAAAGCACTGCAGGTCAGAGAGAGTTGTGGCTACAAACCAAAATTTCTGCCCCCTACAGAGGCACTCTACAACTTGACGGAGATACAATGCATGGAAGACCTAGAAATAGAGTTCCCGTATCCTCTTGAGATGGATAAATGGTATGGCATTCAGAGCTTGATCATCCGAGAAAGAATAATGGGTTATTCTGACACaattttgattaattatttagTCCGGAGGGGCATTATCTACTGCCGTCTACAAGATATTAAGCTTTCTGAACTACTCTGGCGCAAGGCAATTACTTCTATGTATCGATACAGCAACAAGATTGATGTACTGGGGCCCAGTTTGGTGGATGGTATTCAGAAAGAAGTTAACAGACACCTGATGTTCATGGTGGATGGATTGTATGCCATGACACAAGACTATCAGTATGAACCAGCTTTTGCCGAATTCATGGAGTTTATATTACACCATTTAGACCATGTACAAGATTACCCTACTAAGGACGACAATGATTttaacactacactacaacTTGCTCTCTACCTGGTGTATATCTGGTTGCGTTATGACACATACATGTTAAAGGATAATAGAAAGTGGTCAGAGAAATGCAGCCAACTTGGACAAAGATTAGTATCCAGTCACTTATACTCTCCAAAAGGGTCTACCTTACTTCACATGGCTGTGAGTGATTTCTCTGTCGGAGGGAAGAGCACTTTTTACACAGCTGTGGCCGAAGACACTGGAGAACAATTGTCACTGTTAGTCACAGCATTGCTTCAATGGGGAGCTGATAAAGCACTGTATGATGTTGACAGCGATGGAAATAGACCGATACACATAGCTACTACAACCTGCCACCTCAATAGCCATCCTGAATTGATTCCGCCATTTTTACAACATGGCTGCAGTCCGTATGTTGTCAATGCAGCCGGGGAGGATGCTGTACTACTGGCTAAAGTAGATCGAGTGAAAGCCTCTTTGTTTGGGGATGGACCCATGTCACTTGCATCACAATGCTGTAGAACATTAGTGCAATATGGCATTGACTGTAATAGTCTACCCACACACATTAAAAACTATGTTAGTTTATTTGACAAGAATACTATAGCAGCTGTTAATTGA